One genomic region from Cardiocondyla obscurior isolate alpha-2009 linkage group LG01, Cobs3.1, whole genome shotgun sequence encodes:
- the Blos1 gene encoding biogenesis of lysosome-related organelles complex 1 subunit 1 gives MLSAIVKEHQSKQAIRKERQEQKRKDAVQAASNLTQALVDHLNVGVAQAYLNQKKLDAEAKQLQHSATNFAKQTQMWLNLVESFSSSLKEIGDAENWARSIEGDMRTIATALEYSYKATQENQAAGNV, from the exons ATGTTATCTGCGATCGTGAAGGAGCACCAGAGCAAGCAAGcaataagaaaagaaagacaag AGCAAAAACGTAAGGATGCTGTTCAGGCTGCGAGCAACTTGACGCAAGCTCTCGTTGATCATTTAAATGTTGG CGTAGCTCAGGCGTACTTGAATCAAAAGAAATTAGACGCGGAAGCTAAGCAGCTGCAGCATAGCGCGACCAATTTTGCCAAGCAAACACAGATGTGGTTGAACTTGGTGGAATCTTTCTCCAGCTCTTTAAAGGAAATTGGAGATGCGGAAAATTGGGCGCGAAGTATAGAAGGGGACATGAGAACAATAGCAACAGCTTTGGAATATTCGTATAAAG cCACACAAGAGAATCAAGCTGCTGGCAATGTTTGA
- the Gata gene encoding glutamyl-tRNA(Gln) amidotransferase subunit A, mitochondrial, which yields MNKLLSAPIKEVSQKIYDNAVRPSEICKASVKLASVVKPLNAYITVTSDAAREQAVAADERQQKNSLLGRLDGIPVAIKDNYCVKGEPTTCASRMLANFSPGYNATVYERLRTQGAVLIGKTNLDEFAMGSGTVDSLYGPTKNLWGSEVMSQFYSNGSESSRATTRKLRSKNAWRIAGGSSGGSAVAVATGTCYAALGSDTGGSTRNPASYCGLVGLKPTYGLVSRYGLIPLLNSMDVPGILTRTVDDAVLILNAIAGPDQADSTTVRREYAPITLPETIDVRNLRIGIPKEYGIEGISKETEECWEKVSRLLEEAGANIVPVSLPHTDYSIVCYSVLNRCDVASNLACYDGIEYGHRADEWSSAHELYKKTRSEGFNDVVKGRILVGNYFLLAENYEKYFVKAMKMRRLIAQDFDVLWDSDVDLLLTPTTLTEAPSYDEFVQLDNQTQCLIQDHCTQPANMAGLPAINVPINLSREGLPLSLQLMAPLFHEQRLLTVAKWIEQAVQFPRLKLKNSCLLE from the exons ATGAACAAATTATTGTCCGCACCGATTAAAGAAGTCAGCCAGAAGATTTACGATAACGCGGTGCGGCCGTCCGAGATCTGTAAGGCGTCTGTTAAATTGGCTTCGGTTGTCAAGCCTTTGAACGCATACATCACCGTGACGAGTGATGCTGCGAGAGAGCAGGCCGTCGCCGCCGACGAGAGGCAGCAGAAGAACTCGTTACTGGGACGGCTCGATGGCATCCCCGTCGCTATCAAGGATAACTATTGCGTCAAAGGTGAGCCTACGACGTGTGCTTCTCGAATGCTGGCCAATTTCTCCCCAGGTTACAACGCCACGGTTTACGAGAGGCTGAGGACGCAGGGAGCCGTCCTGATCGGCAAGACCAACCTCGACGAGTTTGCCATGGGATCTGGCACTGTAGACTCGCTCTACGGGCCAACGAAAAATCTCTGGGGCTCGGAAGTAATGTCGCAATTTTATTCAAACGGATCTGAGAGTTCACGGGCTACCACGAGAAAACTACGTAGTAAAAATGCATGGCGCATAGCAG gaGGCAGCAGTGGAGGCTCGGCAGTTGCAGTAGCCACAGGTACCTGTTACGCGGCTTTGGGGTCTGACACCGGTGGATCAACTCGCAATCCTGCATCTTATTGCGGTCTAGTCGGTTTAAAGCCAACTTATGGTTTGGTATCGCGTTACGGTCTTATTCCTCTTCTAAATTCAATGGACGTGCCTGGTATTCTTACAAGAACAGTGGACGAtgctgtattaattttaaacgctaTAGCTGGTCCTGATCAAGCAGATTCCACTACCGTGCGAAGAGAATACGCTCCGATTACTTTGCCCGAAACAATAGACGTAAGAAATCTCAGGATTGGAATACCAAAGGAATATGGCATTGAAGGCATAAGTAAAGAAACTGAGGAATGCTGGGAAAAGGTTTCTCGACTTTTAGAAGAAGCAGGAGCTAATATCGTCCCTGTGTCGTTACCTCACACCGATTACTCTATAGTATGTTATTCCGTTTTAAATCGATGCGACGTAGCTAGCAACCTGGCTTGTTACGACGGTATAGAATATGGTCATAGAGCCGACGAATGGAGTTCAGCTCACGAGTTGTATAAGAAGACGAGATCGGAGGGCTTCAACGACGTGGTTAAAGGACGTATATTGgtcggaaattattttctgctgGCGGAAAATTACGAGAAGTATTTTGTAAAGGCGATGAAAATGCGTAGATTAATCGCGCAAGACTTTGACGTTCTGTGGGATAGCGATGTAGATTTATTGTTAACTCCGACTACGTTGACTGAAGCCCCGAGTTACGACGAATTTGTACAGCTGGATAATCAGACCCAGTGCTTAATTCAGGATCACTGTACGCAGCCTGCGAATATGGCTGGTTTGCCAGCGATCAATGTGCCGATCAACCTCTCTCGCGAGGGATTGCCTTTGTCCTTGCAATTAATGGCACCGCTCTTTCACGAACAAAGGCTACTTACCGTAGCAAAGTGGATTGAGCAAGCGGTGCAATTTCCGAgactcaaattaaaaaattcatgtttGCTTGAATAA